GGCACACACAGAGATCCATTCGCTAACGGGGACCATTTGAGGCTACTGCATTCTACAGATATTTATGAAGTTCTGCAGTGTCTACAGTTCTCTCACAGCAGTTGTTATATATGGGGAAATAGGGACAGTTAAGTACTACCTCAAGTCAAATTACTTTCAGTCATAGTTACTAAATCTTAGATTTTATCTCCTATTTCCAGATCGTGTATTAGGCAATCTTTGGCCACATACAATAAACTGCAAGGTGAGGGCAAAGGAATCAACCACTGTAAAATTGAGAAGCTCTGACAGCCTGGAAGAGCGCTGAGCAGCTGGAAGCTGCTTACGGATAATAGCGCTAGTATTTTGTACACACCCATGAAAACACAATAGGAAGTCTCATAAAGACCTGTTCTCACTACAGGAGGTAGCCTGACTCCTATTTCACTTAGATACTCGTCTTACTAATGGAAAGCGTCGTGCATGAACTTCAAATGTCGCTCGCTGAAGCTACCGAGAAAGATGCGATAAAATAGAGATGAGTAAAATCACGTGTTAGCGAAGTGTTGCGTTAaatagccgccggccggagtggccgagcggtgctaggcgctacagtctggaatcgcgcgaccgctacggtcgcaggttcgaatcctgcctcgggcatagatgtgtgtgatgtcctcaggttagttaggtttaagtagttctaagttcttggggactgatgacctcagcagttaagtcccatagtgctcagaggcacttgAACCATGTTTGTTAAATAGCCTTTCTACAATGAAATCTGGAGAACCGTATGGTTCAGAGAAGCTATTGTTCGATCATTTTCAATTTGAAATGCTATTTCCAGGAAACGAAAAAATGGGTATTAAATCGACGTACTTGATGCTGTACATGAAACGTATCCGcatttgcgaatgtggacaaccatcagctgtataatgaaatggcgactatgaaaatttgtgctggatcgggtctcgaatccggatttcccgcttatggcgGGCGGTCGCCTTGCCATTTTTTTCGGTataccaaacttttttttttttttgcacagtcaGCGGCAGGCTGTAGGAGGCAAAGCGGGCACGGGTTGTTTTTGTTATCGTAGGAGAATTGTGAAAACATCACGTCTGCATGTCAACTTCTTCTCACACCCGGCACACCCCATCTGGGCGGAGGGTCCATGAATGACGACCCCAGATAGTTTGCAAAGAGGTTCCGGTATTGCGTTTTGTTCGTTAAGACCAGGAACTAGTCGACCATGTATTGCCACAAACCGAGCGCTTCCTTTCCGGCGTCGCGATACATGCAGTGTGTCGCTATTCCTTGTACCCAATTGACCGCATGCCATTTCGCTATCCGAGCACGATCCAAacatccatatgtcgtcaaccatgtctaCATTGCATGGTAATTTGGATAAAACATAGGAACTAGCATATCGTGTTTGATTCTGGGTCGTTCTTTTCGTCCTAAATACTCGGTGGTTAAGTGAGTAAGTGTCAAATTAGAAAAccaaacgccggccgtggtggctgagcggttttacgcgctacagtctggaaccgcgcgaccgctacgatcgcatgttcgaatcctgcctcgggcatggatgtctgtgatgtccttaggttagttaggtttaagtagttctaagttctaggggactggtgaccacagaagttaagtcgcatagtactcagagccatttgaaccatttgaacaaaaccaaACGTGCGGAGTTCAAACCACAGTTAGTTAATGGATTTTCTCGGCACTTATCTCATCATTGACGTTTGGTAATGATCCGAATTTGTGAAACATGCGAAATCGCACAGTGGTTCGGAGTGCACTTTAAATTGTAGATCCTTCTGTTATTGGCTAGTTAAATCATTTGAGTAGAACCGTGTCAAGTGGCCCAAACCAATCTTAGCGTAGAGAGGAGTTTCGCCTTTACCTAATTTATTAACTTGCCGTTCGTCTACAACTAataaatttttatcaaaaattCGAGTCTAATGAAACTCAAATACAGTGTAGTTAGGATCTGAGTGTTAGAGGGGTACATGACGCGAATGGCTAAGGCATCGTCCTGATGAAAATAACCACGTAGTGCATAATAACAGACAACATACAAATCCATTTCGCGCTCTTCGCTCAATGTCGTGatatccacgaaagaagtagtcGACTGGACTCGGAGACTGTAGACTTTCGCTATGCATTCCATGAGAAACCACATCGATATCTACTAAATAAAATATGTTCGCCATTTATGAGACTGGAGGCGAATTTGCTTAAAATTCAGAAAATAGTTCTTAATCATGCAAGGATAATTACCTACAGACACGCAAGAATTCCTGGTGGTGCCCCTGGGAGGTGTGGTTATGCTGTTTCTGTTCGTGATATAGATAAATGAGATAGCGGAGAGTGTTAACTGTAATCTCAAATGTTTAGCCAATGGCATGgatacaaagaaaacagttttctaCGGCAATCACTTATTTATTTCGTCACtatgcgtttcgatggttcacaccaccATCATCATCCTCAGTTGGAGAACTATTTATTTACTCGTACTTAGCTGGTTTTAATGAAGAGCACAGACGTCTTTTCTCAGCCACACACCAagagtaatgtgaattatgttGCGTCCTTTGctgatgatttcttttttttttttttttttttttgagaagccaCTTTGGAAGTTAGAAAAAACGAGTTTGTGACAGTAAATTGTACTTAGAGGAAAAGTAGACGTTACAGAGATGCTTCCTCACATTGGGTACAAAGATAATCGAAAAGTACTACCGGTGGAGCTTGATTATTCGTTATTCTACTTCACAATGTTGTACATGTTACAGATGTGCTTGCTTACACTGGATACAAAGGTAACTGAAAGGTGCAATCACAGCTGTAATGCAGAGTATCGAATAACCAAGCTCCAGCTATTTAACCTTTCAATTATCTTTGTATCCAATGTAAGCAACCGCATCTGTAACATGCATAACATCTTTGTagtgccggccgttatggccgtgcggttctaggcgcttcagtctggaaccgcgctgctgctacggtcgcaggctagaatcctgcctcgagcatggatgtgtgtgctgtccttaggttagttaggtgtaagtagttctaagtctaggggactgatgaccgcagatgttatgtcccatagtgtttagagccattggaaccatcttTGTAGTGACATTGTAAACATACTGGACAGCGGAGAGGACATACATTAAATAGCAGTATGCAGACTTTTTACGACTGTACTGTCCCTGTAGCGAACATTTATTGTCACAATTCATGTTTTCTAACATCAAAAGAGCCTTCTCTAGCAAGCAATATTTATCATCAGCAAAAGATGCAACATAATCTACATTGTCCTTGGTCTGCTGTTGTGGAGAGACGTCTGTGATCTTCAATGAAACCAACTATGTAACTACACATTTCTTCACCTGACTATGGTCGTGGGAACCACCGTAAGGCGTAATGGCAAAATAAGTAAAAGTGACTGAgatagaaaactgttttattttatgtatCGCAACAGTTGCAGCCCTCATGACATCGTCATTTATGTAGGAAATGTTCGTATGACATGAATATCAATGAGAAAAtgttatttgtataaaattttagtaATATTGAATCATATATTGTAAAGGATCACACTGGGTGGAAGGATTGGCCACTATATCTTAATGAAACGAAATGTGAAATCGTGCATCTCAAGATGCgtaaaagtagagtagcgttcgaCTATAGGATTAATGACTAGCTAGTGCCCTTATTTATGCGATACAAATACTTGGGAGTAGCAATGTATGGAGCCACGATGTCGTTGGATCGTATAGGTTCAGTCCTAGGTAGGTGGAAGGGCAGATTGCGATTAATGAATGGGGTATCTGAAACTGTAACACGTTTAAAACGAGATTGCTTACATACGACATTGCATACAAGCGACTTATACTAGTGTACTACCAAGATATCTTTAATGTGAGAAGTAAGAGGAAACCCAGAGCGTGTGTATAGGAGGTTGGTGCATTTGATTCTAGCCTTGTTTGCCATGTGAGACACTGTGACTGAAATACAGAAATCAAGTCTGAACTGTCAGACACTACAAACTGACGCCTTGGAAATCGCGAAAAATCTAAGAAAAATTCAAGACTTAACTGTGGGGGAAAAATATGCAAGTGCTCTTCAGCCTACCACCTCTCGCTCCCGTTGAGTCCATGGCAGTTGGATTAATGACATATTGCGTGGAGGAACGTAGATACCGGTTTTCCCCAAATCCGTACCCGTGTATGGAAACGGAAGAAACTCGTATGTATTGGACAACAGATAATCGTTGCCATTTACAGTACAGATGAGCAGTAGGAAAAGAGACGTACTCAAGTTATTTGCtttgcgtctttgtcgtcttaactTGTGAGagtctctcatcatcatcatcaccattatcaCACAACAAAAACATATCATTACACTATGCATGCATCTATGACACTCACCTACCCATACGAAACAACTCTCATATATCTGTAAGGAAAGGAACCAATATTCTGTGGGGAAGAACACCCTGAACCCACCAGATACCCCAACGGTACcatagtacgagggtaatcccaaaagtaaggtctcctattttttataagtacatagacctgtttatttctacaatgctttacatcagtttacagcttgaacatttagctatttttcgacataatcacgatttctgtcgatgcatttttgtagacgctgtggcagtttttgtatgcccatgtcataacagctcgccgccatgctattcagaaagttataaacctcttctttcacctcgtcgtcggagctgagtcGCTTTCCTGCTTTTAACCCAGGGaagaggtgatagtcactgggagccaagtcaggactatagggtgggtgggtgattacgtcccactgaaactgttgcaggagagcaacggtttgccgaacgatgtgtgggtgagcgttttcatggagaatgtgtacgcccgtgctcagcattcctcttctccggttctgaattgcccgttgagtttttccagagtctcacagtacctgtcagcgttaattgtggtcccagcgattcagctccgacgacgaggtgaaagaagaggttcataacgtttttaacagcatggcggcgagctggtatgacatgtgcATACAATAACTgcgacagcgtctacaaaaatgcatcgacagaaatggtgattacgtcgaaaaatagctaaatgttcacgctgtaaactgatgtaaaccattgtagaaataaacaggtccatgtacttataaaaaaaataggagaccttatttttgggattaccctcgtaattgtGAGATATTCTCTTTCTTTGAAAGTGTGTTATGAGACGTATGTTGTGCAGTAGTGTTACAACATCGTAGCAGGTGTTACATGCATGCACATGTACATGTTGTCCGAGGTGTCGAGCTGCTTACTGGGTTCAGACTCGGCACCCACGGACGCGAGAAGGACGCATCAGCCGGTCGGAGCTGacagtgttcccccccccccccctccccccccccgtctccctgcTTTGCGGATGTATAATTTACTCTCTCAATCCCAGCGCTAGGGGGGCGCGCTCTCTCTGATGCAATATTTACTCTTCATATCGACTTACTTTCATTTGCAATATTAAAATCGGCCGAGTGTAATTCAACGTTAATCGACACTTGAGAATCACAACTTGGATGTAACGGGCGAGTAATTAATTACAAACCGTCCTGTTTACGCTGATTGAGAATTCTCTTTAGACTGGTCGAAGGGAGAGGTTTGTAAGAATTGCGGAGCGTTTAATATTGACGCTAGGTGACGGGTGTATAAAAATAGAGGGAGGAAAGATGCGCGGGATACTGGAGGCCCAGTCGGAATTCTTGGGAGTTTTTGGGAGGAACAGGTAGGGAGGAAGAGGCCGAGAGCGATGACGCAGTGCGAGACAGAGCAGAGGCGGGGCCAGTCGGTGCTGCGGCCCAACATCCGACTACTGTGCGCGCTGGGGCTGTGGCAGCCGGCGGGCTCTGCGCTGTTCCACGCCTACACGGCGGCCGTGCTGGCGGTGGGCGTGGCGCACCTCGCCGTCGCCTCCGTGGGTCTCTGGTTGCGGCCCGGGGGCCTCGCCGAGGTGACGCTCGGGCTGGCCAACCTGTTCGTCATCCTGACAGCGCTATCCAAGTCGGTGCTCCTGCTGAGCCGGCGGCCGCTCTTCTACGCGCTGGTACATCGAGTGGACCAGATGGCGGCGGAGCAGCAGGTGTTCTGCGACCGCGACTCCTCCCTGCTGCAGCTGAGCAGCCGCTCGCAGGCGCGCGCCACCCGCCTGACCCTCTTCCtgcactggtacgttctgttcgcCCTCCTCTCGTGGGCGGTGATCCCGCTGTTGGCACCTCATGGCGAGCGCCTCTGGCCCTTCCAGCAGCTGCCCCTGGAGCCCTGGGGTCGCTCCCCGCTGTACGAGTGCTCCTACGCCCTCCAGTGCGTCGGTACCGCCTATTTCTCGCTGATCAACATGGACACCGACTGTTTCTTCATGGCCGTGATGGCCCACGTGTCTGTCCAGTTCAGAATTCTGGTGTCTCGCTTCGCCAGCCTGAACGCCGTCGAGGCGATGGTGGCCGAGTCTAAACCGAGCACTGTCCGCGAAGTAAGCCCTCAGATCCGACTGGGTCACGACGTCGTTCACCGACAACTGCGTGCCTGCGTAGAGACTCATCAGAAGCTACTGAGGTACGTAAAGAGATGTTGACTGTCTGACACCTCTCCGCAACTTTTGTTTTCCAATTTCTGACGTGTTTCCTGGCGCGAAGATATTCATAGTGTTTGAAATaaggtcatttttatttgtaactaaCACAGTAATAAGTGAAAGGTATATTTATTTACATAAGTACACATGGGAaacattgaaactttctggcagattaaaactgtatgccggaccgagactcgaactcgggacctttgcctttcgcgggcaagtgctctaccaactgagctacccaagcacagctttacttctgccagtacctcgtctcctaccttccaaactttacagaagctctccttgtgaacattgcagaactagcactcctgaaagaaatcagTCATTTCAAATCGACTGGATCTACATGCAAAGGGTAAAAGCACAGAACGAccaaaagtgaagaaaatgttgACCGTGTTAGGGCATACTCCCTTCGTAGTCCTAAGTAGTGTTTTTGAAAAGCAAGACAACAGTgtagaaagttttaagaaaatgtttcaacAAGTGTCCATACCAGTTACAGTTGGTACGTGCCCTCAAGCCGTAGACTATCGTGTACATTATAACTTCGCATGTGAGGTGTTGCAGCAGTGAGATGACTTTTTTGATCGtgtggtgttcagtgatgaagcatcTTTTCAGCTAAGTGGGAAGGTAAATACTGGTAGTGTTCTGTCTGGAGGTCATAACATCCTCATGGACGTGTACAATATCAGAGTCTCCAAAATCGTTTTCTGCACTTGTCCCGATGTCAAGTGTACGGAGAAGGCTCTTTCGCTGAAGCTTCCTTGACACGAACCCTTGTCTGCATATGTTGCAAGAATGTTAGAAAGTGAACTTAAAAACTTTTTTTGGCATCAAGCTGGAGCCCTTCCCCATTGACATCCCTCTGCACGAGATTGGTTGAACGACTTAAGTCCctgaccgttggattggtcgtaatGGTAAAAGCGACACAGCTCTTTTACGGTGGCCTTCGTGTTCACCTGACCTCACACCAtgcaataaaaaaacaaaaaaagttggtagagcacttgcccgcgaaaggcaaaggtcccgagttcgagtctcggtctggcacacagttttaatctgccaggaaatttcatatcagcgcacactcctctgcagagtgaaaatctcattctggaataggaAACATTACTCTTTTTGTGGAATTATGAACATAGTTTACTTAGCTATTTtccggaaaaaaattattttcctgaaattttacaaTAACGAGCTACAATTTTTTGTCAATACTAGGTGGCCAATTGTAAGACACTAGACGCAGATACGGGAGCTCTGTAGTTATTTCGAGCCTTCACATTGTTGTTTTCCCCCATTTGTATTGAACATCTACCccaccaacaaaatggttcaaagggctctaagtactatgggacttaacatctgaggtcatcagtcccctagactttacttaaacctaactaaactaaggacatcacacacatctatgcccgaggcaggattcgaacctgcgaccgtagcagcagcgtggttccggactgaagcccctagaaccgttcggccacaacggccggcaccccACCAACACTCGGCTCCTAAGAGCACTCTATTCGAGTTCCGTTAGACcttaagaaattataaaaatttattagtgGACAACGGGCACCGTGTTAGTAAATAAGGCAAAAGTGAAGCTAATCTCTACGCAACATAGGTTTGGACGACGCACTGATTTACTTGACAAGGTTCTATTGAACTGGCTTAGGTAGCCAGTTATAGGAGGATATACTGTTTAAGTGGACTCCGAACCGCTGTGTGGCATAGTATTTTTCACAAATTTGGATCATTACAAAACGGGGAAGAAGCGATGAATGCAGAAAAAAATCCTGAAAACAATTGTGGTTGGAACTACGcctatttgtgtttttacttttcaCAATTACCCACTTAATAGCCATGTACTATACGTAGGTAGAACCACTCAATATCCAATCCGTCAATTTTGTTACCGTTATTTCCTTTTCTggaaataacatttttaatttgaCCTCCAATGGTTTCGCTGAACCATAAGATTCTTCAGAATTCAGTGCAGAAAGGCTGCTTAACTTTCCACTTCGCCAACATGTGGTTCTTGTCATCTCTATTTTACCAACTGTTTCTCGGCAGTTTCAGTGAGTGACATCTGGTGTTCGTGCACCACGCAATCCGTAAATAATACAAAGCAAATAAGAATCGGGCTACCCCTTGCAGTGTGCCTGACAGCTCTTCAGCGGACTTGCTATTGTGCTTTCATGGTTGTGCACAGAATGAAACCAGTCCGTTGTCGTCGTACTCTATCATAAAGTCCCTTTATCCTCTGCATgtcaaagggaccgatgaccgtagcagtctggtccctttaatcccccaaaccaaccaacctctgcatgtctgccggccggagtggccgtgcggttctaggcgctacagtcgttcgaatcctgcctcgggcatggttgtgtgtccttaggttagttaggtttaattagttctaagttctaggcgactgatgacctcagaagttaagtcgcgtagtgctcagagccatttgaacttttgaacCTCTGCATGTCTCCATTAGCGGTATTATTTTTAAGCAACTTCCACTTATTCAGCTTTCTTACACGCTGTCAGAGCTTCTCGATTTTCCAGTGGTTGATTCCTCTGCCCCTGGCTTGCAGTTCATTGTTTGTAGCTAAACTTGTCTTCACTAATGCACGATTTGAACATATGGCATCCAATTTTCTTAAAACACTGTCCCTGATACCGTCAATGAACGTACTGCGACGTATCAATCAATCTGAACATGCCTTCTGAAATGGTACAATGATCTGCATCAGTTCTGCTGCTGAGAGACAGTCGCTCCCCGAAATGCTATGCAACGTATTTGATTTAACGTTGATGACAAAAATGGTGACCCAAACTCAGAGTCTTGAGTATTGACACTCGCAAAATTCAGTATTAACAAACTGCATGAAAAGAGACtcaatctgaaataaaaaatttggTCCAAGAGATCCCAACTTTTATTACaatacttatcttagaaaatagattaaggaaaggcaaacctacgtttctagcatttgtagacttagagaaagcttttaacaatgttgactggaatactctctttcaaattctgaaggtggcaggggaaaatacagggagcgaaaggctatttacaatgtgtacagaaaccagatggcagttataagagtcgaagggcatgaaagggaagcagtggttgggaagggagtgagacagggttgtagcctatccccgatgttattcgatctgtatattgagcaagcagtaaagaaaacaaaagaaaaattcggagtaggtattaaaatccatggacaagaaataaaaactttgaggttcgtcgatgacattgtaattctatcagagacagcaaaggacctggaagagcagttgaacggaatggacagtgtcttgaaaggaggatataagatgaacatcaacaaaagcaaaacgaggataatggaatgtagtcgaattaagtcgggtgatgctgagggaattagattaggaaatgagacacttaaagtagtaaaagagttttgctatttggggagcaaataactgatgatggtcgaagtagagaagatatagaatatagactggaaatggcaaggaaagcgtttctaaagaagagaaagttgttaacatcaagtttagatttaaatctcaggaagtcatttctgaaagcatttgtatggagtatagccatgtatggaagtgaaacgtggacgataaatagcttagacaagaagagaatagaagctttcgaaatgtggtgctacagaagaaggctgaagattagatgggtagatcacataactaatggggaggtattgaatagaattggagagaagagaaatttgtggcacaacttgactagaagaagggatcggttggtagggcatattctgaggcatcaagggatcaccaatttagtattggagggcagcgtggagggtaaaaaccgtagagggagacaaagggatgagtacactaaacagattcagaaggatgtaggttgcagtaggtactgggagatgaagaagcttgcacagaatagagtagcatggagagctgcaatcaaaccagtctctggactgaagacaacaacaacaacaacaacattagaataTTTGCAGCGTGCGCAAATTAATAAGGACGTTACATAGAATTCAGCTATGCGCACGACAAAGATCATCTGACTGATCGCTTTAGATAAACGCCACGAtagttcctttcaaaaggcacagTCAGTTTCTTTCCCctatccgaacttgtgctccatctctcaaGAACTCGTCCTCAACTAAACGTTAAACCctggtcttccttccttccttctaaaGCACCTGGTAAAGAGAACTAACAATTACAATGCACAGTCAATATCGCAGTTATACTTCTAAATTGGAAAGGTTATGCAATACAATACGACCTTAATTGTACAGTATAATTAAGTACTATTAAAAATGATGGCGTATTTTTATTCAGATTTCGTATCTACCGTTGATAAAAACGACTAAGTTAGTCACctaaatacagagtgtttcaaaaagatcATACTGCCTTTACGAAGACTGTATCTTACACGTGAATTACGACTAAAATTAATGATAGATTCCAACTTACCCCCAAAACCACGAAGTTTATGTTTACAAAAGAACCATCGCATATTAGACGGATGTATTCATTTACGCGCATGCGCATACAACGTTGGGGGTGCAttttacaattacgtttaggatcaaagttttcatttacctttcacagtTGACCAGTATGCCTTCCAACGGACGCACGACGTACATTCAAATAATATTCAATCCGTCCCATTTTTTTTGCGAGCACGTGTGGAGTGCTTCTCGTTCACCCGTAGTTATTTGAATCCCTcgcctcctcacacacacacacacacacacacataccgtgAGATCTGACTGCATTGGCGATCAATGCGAGATTCGTTTGTCTCTTACGGTCGATCCATCATGGAGGCATTCCATTGTCAACAAACACTCTTTACATGCAGTCACAGTGCGGTGTTCCATCCTATTGAAGTATGAAGTCGTCGGCAAGTTCTCgctactgttcaatgaacgagcgAGCGAGCTAGCTGCAGCAGGAACCACATGAATCGGTGAATTAAAAGTGGCGGCAAATAAACTTTTAGTTTCGGTAAGTAAATTAAAATCCACCCCAAGTTCCTATCTTCATTCATGTATAAGATATAGTCATGTGAATGGGATtaatctttttgaaacgccctataTTTTGCAGGAAATCAGAGTCAAATAAATCagcaaatgtggcactgaatgaagCTTGCGTGTCAAACCATGTGGCTTAATGTGCGTCTCTCTGCGTCTTGTCGCCTCCATGTTGAACCACGGCATTCTGTGGATTGGAAGAGTGACTGCAAGTGACAGATAGAAGGA
This DNA window, taken from Schistocerca piceifrons isolate TAMUIC-IGC-003096 chromosome 4, iqSchPice1.1, whole genome shotgun sequence, encodes the following:
- the LOC124796125 gene encoding odorant receptor Or2-like, producing the protein MTQCETEQRRGQSVLRPNIRLLCALGLWQPAGSALFHAYTAAVLAVGVAHLAVASVGLWLRPGGLAEVTLGLANLFVILTALSKSVLLLSRRPLFYALVHRVDQMAAEQQVFCDRDSSLLQLSSRSQARATRLTLFLHWYVLFALLSWAVIPLLAPHGERLWPFQQLPLEPWGRSPLYECSYALQCVGTAYFSLINMDTDCFFMAVMAHVSVQFRILVSRFASLNAVEAMVAESKPSTVREVSPQIRLGHDVVHRQLRACVETHQKLLSLVRYLNIVMSPMAMMQLAVGAINTCMVLFPATYSEDDAAVMKCWGALPLIATQVFLYCSGAQHLMDQAEAVSTAAYSCGWPESSCQLRRSLLLVICRAQRPLALTAGGMFLINRATFLSLLQATYSYYTLLQHFNSH